TCGGCTTTCTCTTCCAATATAATTATTATAATCTTTTGTTTTTTAATTCCCATAATCTCTATAATATAATTAAATTAGGTATACAATAAAACGAATATAATGTTAATAAATCCCAAATTGTTTTTTATCTTTGCAAAATTATAAATTTTTATTATTAATAACTAAATTAAACTATTTAATCTAAAATTTTATGTCTATGAAAAAATTACGTATATTGTTATTAACATTATTTGTTATTCCTGCTATTTGTAATGCTCAAATCGATGAGGATTTCTTTCCTAATACAGGGACCAAATCTATCGGTTTAGATCTGGGATATTTATTAAAAGGTATTAGCAACTTTGGGGAAGATGATATAGATAATATTGTTAAATCTTATCAATCAGCTATTTTCTTAAGGACCTTCTTGTCAAAGAATTTAGCTCTACGTACACGTCTGGATATTGGCATCAATAATTCAAAAACTCTACTTTATGTTAGAGACGATAACACTTTCAGGAACGATCCTATGGCTGTTAATCCTGTTACCATTGACACACGCAAAGAAAGAAATACATACTTCGAACTAGGAGTTGGGTTGGAATATCGTCATAATGTTTGGAGACTACAAGGGTATTGCGGCGGAGAATTATTTGGTGGTGCAAATATAAAAAAATTGCATTTTGAGTACGGAAATGCTATTACTGCAGAAAATAAACTTCCATCTACAGCTAATTTCGGAAATAATTTTATATCTCAATTGCCTAATCAATCGCCTACTTCAAACATGGTTTATAATGGTTATAGAATTTTAGATTATGATAAACTTAAAACCATAACATTAGGGGTTGCTGCTTTCGTGGGTGTTGATTTCTTTATTTGTAAAAATATTTCTATCGGTCCGGAATTTCGCCTCGCAGCTTCATACAATTTTGTTGGTGAGAGTAATGCAATAACAGAAGAATGGAGTAGCATTACAAATGATGTTTCCGTCGGAGAACAACCGATATATCCGAAATCATCCTTCTTTACATTAAAACCAACTGGTTATCTAAACTTAATGTTTTATTTCTAAAAGCTTAAAGCCAAATTTTGAGCATCAGCATTTTAACAAAGAAATAAAGAAATGTTGATAACAACCCTCAACTCAATAAAACAGAATGTTAATTATGAAATACTAACAATCTTTTTAGGTATTCAGAACCTTTAAATAAAAAAGCCCGAAATCTCTTCCGGGCTTTTTTTATTTAACTAATTGTTACTTCTTTATTTTGAGATTTCAAATTCTACACGACGATTTTGAGCTCTGCCTTCCGGAGTTGTATTGGTTGCAACAGGTTTATCAAAACCATAACCTACTGTGGTTAATTTTGCAGGAGCAATGCCATTAGAAACAAAATAATCTTTTACGGCATCCGCACGCTTTTTAGAAATTTCTTTGTTAGCAGCAGCAGAACCTACATTATCAGTATGACCGGAAATAATAATTTTATTCCAATTTTTATTAGCATTTAAAATAGTAATAATTTGATTTAATAAATTTTTCGCATTATTTGTAAGGTTATACGAATTAAATTCAAATTCAATATTTTCAAATGCAATTGAAACAGATTCCAGCGCCTCCAATTTTTCAAGTTCTTTTTCCAATTGATATAGTTTCTCATTTTCTAATCTGTATAATCTACTTCTTAAATCATTATAATCTTTTTTAAGATTATTATTCTCATCAGAAACTTTTGAATAACTATTTTCAAGTTCATTTACTCGTTGAACCAAGTCTTCATCAGTTATTTCGATTATTCTTTCAATTATAATTTCTTCAACAGGAGCAGGATAATATTCACTTGGAATCATATTACGAACATGATCTTTTTTAGCTGCGCCGATTTTCCATCTGAGTCCGATATTAACAGCCAACGCATCATTACTGGTTACATCTGCAGTACCGCCTAAATTAGGTTTTGTATAATATCTGTATTGACCTTCAAGTAATAATGATATTGACTTACTTACATTAAATTCAATATCAATACCGCCGACACCTAAAGCAGAGAATTGTCTATCTACATAATCAGCATCCGCAGGAGTCTGGAAAGTGTAAAAACCTGCGCCGAGTCCAAAAGTAAAATAGAAATCAATAAATCTCCAGCCACCGGATCTGTATGGGGTTAATACATTCGACATATTAATCGAATTCATCAATACTACATCTATAGTATTACCTTTATAAGTATTTCCATTTACACCTCTGTTGTATGTAAAATAACTGCCTTCAAGTCCTATACTATAATAAGGATTAACGGCATAATCTACAA
Above is a window of Bacteroidales bacterium DNA encoding:
- a CDS encoding OmpA family protein; the protein is MKKLILSLALVLAFSTVIFAQSNQEVKTMRKNTSHWSIGAKGGLDYFRVMPRATGETTMKKYISQGGWSFGAFVDYAVNPYYSIGLEGSYFTYNRGVNGNTYKGNTIDVVLMNSINMSNVLTPYRSGGWRFIDFYFTFGLGAGFYTFQTPADADYVDRQFSALGVGGIDIEFNVSKSISLLLEGQYRYYTKPNLGGTADVTSNDALAVNIGLRWKIGAAKKDHVRNMIPSEYYPAPVEEIIIERIIEITDEDLVQRVNELENSYSKVSDENNNLKKDYNDLRSRLYRLENEKLYQLEKELEKLEALESVSIAFENIEFEFNSYNLTNNAKNLLNQIITILNANKNWNKIIISGHTDNVGSAAANKEISKKRADAVKDYFVSNGIAPAKLTTVGYGFDKPVATNTTPEGRAQNRRVEFEISK